Within Telopea speciosissima isolate NSW1024214 ecotype Mountain lineage chromosome 8, Tspe_v1, whole genome shotgun sequence, the genomic segment GAACCTTAACTTCAAATTAGAGAATGCCCGTTCAATAACGCTTCGTAGCTTAGAATGTCGCAGATTAAACAATTCCTGTTTATTTGTTGGTGACAAGTTTGAATTCTTCCACTCCTTTAAATGGTACCTAACATTACAATACGATCTCAAGAATCCAGTTCTGTTGGCAAATCCAGCATCAACTAGATAAAATTTACCTGTAGGTACCACTAACTTGCTGTCACCTTGTCTATGAATGACATCCTCTAATATTCTAGAATCCGATGCAGATCCTTCCCGACTAGATAGTATGTACGTAAACCTTCTACCATGATCGCATGCAGCTAAAATATTTTGAGATATAAGTCCTTTCCTATCACGAAACTTGCAATGATCAGCAACTGGAACCCAAGCTGGTTCATGTGACCCATCTATGGCTCCAATGCAATCCTTGAAGTAGGGGTAGTAGCTTCTTGGGTTATTCAATGTTTTTTCATGGGTTGTGGTACTTGGAGGGGTCAGTAACACTGGGTACAGTTTAAGAATTGCATGTAATACTTTGTTTAAATACCGACTTGCTGTCTCACCAGAGTGTCCAAAATGCAGCTTCATAACTCAATTCTTAACATTGTGGgcaattgtaaataaaaacaTGACCAATTGTTCTTCCACTCGAACTGAGTTCGTGTGATATAGAAGGCCACCATCTTGTAGCCTTTGACATAAGGTAAAAAAAGACCTTCTACTCATTCTTATTATATCTCTACAAGTCCAGTCGGAAGCACCAATTATTCTCTTTGTCTCAATCCATCCATGATTACCCTCAAGTCGATAAGGTTGTTTTTTGAGGAACAGTTTGTGATACTTTTCTACTCCTATGACAACAGCGGTAAGTacccaaaacaatatcatctctTCATCATCGGGGTCAATATCCATCtagtacaaaaacaaaaattacaaaatatgatGACATCAATTACGACATATGTTAACCATATGAAGTACTAAAGcaaaattttcatatacaaTCTTTACACAACAACTTTATATACACAGTTCAAGCCATGATTCAAACATTCAATAAAACAACAGGCTTTTCACCCAAGCAATTCCCCTGAAGCTCTAGCTTTCTAATCCCTGTTTTGTCCCCTTAATTTTATAATCCCCTCTTTGTCAACTTCAGTCCTTCTCTCTCAGATATCTCTTTGATCTCCTGCAGTCAATAATTTACCTATCTCCTTATACACCATTCACTAAATATAGATTGGCAAAGATATTTCTTTCACAATCTCATTGGATTCCTTCTTCACCTCCTTCGAGATGTGTGCAAGGGCCGCTGCCTAAGTATACAAACTGGTGTTTTAAAAACACCATAGTTGGACTTGCTCAACCAATGAATGACTCAACCAAGGTAACAGTAATTGGTTACAATCTTCCTATCATTTGTGGAATTATTAATCACAAGAACCCAAAGTGCAACATTTCAGATGAGTGAATACCAAAATTGTGAAGAGTTCTAGAAATGATATTGCTTCCTTTATAACTTAGTCCAAAATAGTTAAAGATCACGAAATGTGAGCAACACTGTTCAAGATTATAATCTCAAACTGAACTACATAGTTGCCATGGCTACTAGGTGAGGCCAAGGAGCCCTAGGGGAGCACCATATTCCAGGAAGATTTGCCTAATTACAGGGTATGCTTCCATATTCAACCTGCCTTGTTTCCATGGCATTGCCTACATGATGCCTTGACAAGTGACAACTTCAACCGAAAGAAACAAGTTACGTAGTTGGATCACTAGCTGAATACAAGAAGAAGCTTGAAGGAGGCCAAATTGCAACTTGTTTACTCATAATCAATAGTAAATGAAACATTCAAGCCATCATATTGTTCATATACTCATTTTAGttagaaagaaaagaggatATTTGCTACACatggaaataaagagaaaaataactGGTCATTATTAAGGGTAGAAAACAGAGATGCAcgttatggaaaaaaaattatgaagaaAACCCTTTTAAGGAACAGAGGATAAGGATAGTGCATTTAATTCATCCCTCTCCTTGAATATGACCCTACTGTCTACCCGTAACCAATTCCAAAGTTCCAAAATTCTTTCCTTGTTTCACTAAAGCTAGAAGTAACAACCCCTTAATTAACTTACCATAACCCTAGAACCCCACAGAGGAGACTAGAGAGTGAAGATAAATGATTTCAATGTTAAATGACCCCCCATGCAAAGCATAAGAAGATTCCAAATGCTTCAAAAAGATATTTAAGATTAGATACTGAACAACAGAACCCACCTTCAAGGTCAAATCCAACAGGATTTTAGATTTAGAATTTGTCCAATTTAAAATTCAGTTTAACTCAAGCATATTCTTAACACTGGTTTTCTCAGAGTGGGTTCTCAAACAACTGATTTCAAGGATCGAATGGAACAACCTGCAACCATAGCTTAAGAAAATATGATGATACTGTGTTATGGTGGTGATTCATGGTAAGTTATTTAATGGGAAGACATGTGAACCAGCTGAAACTTAGATTTTGTGCTGGAATCAGAAGAATTAGAAGTGAAAATTGAGGTGGTCCCCATTTATTTTTCCCTCGTCAGAGTaaggtggtcttggatgatggATCAAAGAATGTAAAATAATCCATCGTTGTGTGTAAAGCTGGATTTTGCTAGTCTGAACTGCTATCAATGAGTAAAAATTTTGACCTTTGTTAAATCTTGAGATTTTGAAGCCAGCCAAGCTTATGTTATCAGAAATCTGAGTGATAATGATGACCATTGGTCCACATTGGGGGTGCAATATTTTATTGAACAAGGATACTTGTGTTATGGCCCTGTAAAGTGATGGGTGCACCTTATTCAGCATAGCTTAATATAGTGGGTCCTATTGTTTTACGTGAAAGCAATACACTGTCTGGGATGGATTCAGAATCCTCATAACTCCTTCATGGCATGAAGCCTACCCTTCTCATTTGCATAATCATATTCAGAGAATTTTGATATTTAGGGAATATAAGTGATACAAGTATTCAGCTTGAGTTATACTATGTTCTTCTTTGTGTGTTTTTATGGCATTGTGACCATTGATGCTAAAATCCGGAATTGTTTGACAATCAGCTCGGTGTGGTATAGGACTGGGAACAAAAGTGGTATCCCTCTTGAGTAGAGGGTGTCTAATGATATTTTCTGTTCTTGTTTACCGATTTATTAGTTATTACCTAAATACGACTCTCCTAGATCTACTAGGATTGTCCTATATGGCCTGAATTATTCTTTGATTTAAAGATCTTGTCTATTGGCTACTGTTTCGAGTCTTTCAAATACAATACTACATTAGAAGGGGTAGAACAGGATAACAGTAAAGAGAGCTggtaaggaagaagaggaacaaagaAAGATGAAGGGAAATCATACCAaggggaaaaaggaagaaaaaaagaacggaggagagagagaagtttCTCACGCCACAGCCATAACACAGTAGCAACTCAAAAACTCTTTCACTTCATTTTAATCTTCCATTGCATTACATCAATATAAAGAAAAACACTTTTACATGATAATAGAAACTCaaataaaatggaaactaaacaaTCTAGGCAATATATCAAATATGCTCTCAAGTCTCCCCCAAATCATCTACTCAACCtatgtattttttaaaaatccataACTATAATGCAGCTGTCTcagagaagggagagagtgaagaaatgtGGCATACCTGTGTTAATCCAAGATGTTCCTTCCACCACAGATTTTCAAAACAACCCTAATTACAATCAAACCTGAAATGGAGAGGAAAATCGGTTAGCAATCAaataattccaatttttttttttaaaaaaaaaaaaccctaactacaATCGGAGAAtgataaagggagagatagggAGATATATAcatagacacagagagagagacagggacaacgatagagatagagagcgatagacagagaaacaaagagagagagagagagagataaatggAGTAGTAAAGAACCTTTGTAGACGAAAAGGAGAAGGCTGAGAGAAACCCTAGTATTGACTTCCTTCGTCTTCGGTTTGGAGAAAAAATGAGATGGCAAGACCAGAGTTGCAGAGACAACTTCGGCTTTGgtttggagaagaaatgagaagGATGCGAGAAACCCTAGTCTTGATTTCCTTCGTCTTCAGtttggagaagaaacgagaTGGCAAGACGAGAGTTGCAGAGACGACTTCGTCTTCGttttggagaagaaacgagaAGGCTGAAAGGAACCCTATCGACTTCCTTCGTTTCGATCTCGATAAAATTGGAGTCCACAAGATTCCACCGTATTTATTTGAGGGCTTGGAATCCTGGATTCTATTTGGAATTCACCCCCTTGGACGAATTCTGGTGGATTCCAAAATTTAGCCTAAAAAGTAGATTTTTATGGATTCTTGGAATCCAATACGGATCTGCGTTCCGAGAAACCAAACACCCAAAAAGTGACAGAATCCGGATTCCGTCGAATCCGACTCCGAAGAAACCTCCAACCAAACGCGTCCTAAACTATACAAAACAGAGAACcccatcttctttctcctcttcttcttcttcttcctcccaaaaacTCATCTGCTCCGCTCCTCAActctcttttgcttttcttcctgaGGTTTCAGAGAATCCTTGCAAACGTTCAACGACCTCTTCGGCCATCGAGATCTAAAGGCATCTGCTACGCTCCGCtactcccttcttcttctcttccagaAATCTCAGAGCACACCAGGTTCTCTGTTGCAGGAAGACGACATCAACAGgtaattttttagtttaaaattttaatattaatttttgtaAGGCCTCCCACCCACCACCGGTCCACCACCACACACGATAGTACGATACAGAAACCTTCAACCTTCAGGCTTCAACAGCATTTgtgacaaaaaaaattatttaacaaATAAAATAGTCTCCGTTGATTGGGGAACTCTTTCAGCCAAACAGGGCTTTGTTCTTCTTTTGTGATGTTTTAACTTGACTTTGTGAATCCATTTGAGCTAGTTGTATCGTCTATGGATTTGGTTGCTCTGTTTTGTGTGAATGATGCAATGTTTTATCTCTGAAATTGTGTGTTTGATGCTACTATTTGTTGTTTTAatgttctttttatcttttccacTTGCAATATAAGGTAACTGCAGAACAAGTGTGGTGTATCTATCTTAGTTTAGGGCTTTTGTGTTCATGCTaagcaaaaaaaatttgtgtaaaaaaattctgaaaataaaTCGTTTAGGATTTCATTTTTAGAGAAATTTTTTGTAGAGAAATTCTACTGTATAAATCGCTTGATGTGATTCTGATTTTAAAATCTCTGCCATGACTCCCTAATTCGTCTTCCACTCAAGATGCCATTTATACcgattatatatattttttcaactTCATCTTTGGAAGTTGAAACATAGTGGTCTACATTCCATATTATTCGGTCCTTGTCAAGCCACTGTTTATGAGAGATCAGCAGAAAACCCTCAATAAAGGATCTAAACTACTGTTTACAAGCCTATGTTGTGGGATTTAGTGTGGTCACCTTCATCAGTTAGCCATTCCAACATGTTTCAATTGTTCTAAACATATAGAGGAACCACATTATTTAAACAAAATTGAATAATTTTTACTACaactatctctctcctccagcagagggttattgggtttaattttttgggtttcattttAATTCTTTCATTCACTTCAAGCAGATAGAATCTGGCATGTGGTTGTGTAGGttagtctttagctcaaaaagggAGAGCGCCTGGGTAAATACCAGGAGATGGAGGTTCGACTCCGCCAAGACTATTGGTTAAGAAAATCTTTGGAAATTGTTGATGGAAACTTAAACAcaaaattaactaaaacttAAAGAGTAGAACTAgaagcaaaacaaaaactaGGGCTAAACAAGATAGAGATAGACTAATGATAGCAAAACAGATTGAAATTGAGAGGAAAAGCATCCGTACGTTTAACTAATTTATATAGttgatggaaagaagaataaaacagaGCTGTCAATGTTTAGAACATATTGGTATTATATAACCAAGAGCCATGCTATCCTATTTGTACTGGTGTCCTTTTGAGGAGCACACCCCTATTTGTACTGATTTCTTATTCTCCTTTTTTAGGAGCACACCCCTATTAGTTGCATGActcttggtggatttgaaccaccatctCCTCGGTAAATCCAAGGTGCTCTTCCATTTTTGAGCTAAAGAGTCACCGACCTACACAAGCTATATTGTTTCATGCCATTTTTACTCCAAATGGGACATGCATAACATTCTTTCAGACAATGCACCCACATGAAAAATCCCAAATGGAACATACATACAAGAGAGAGAATCACAAGCACATAGGCACAAACCATAATACAATCAATCTTGTTTTAAGACAATCCAGTGCATTGCAATCTCTACAAAACTTATGCCCAGAACAAAGCAATCTTGTTTTAAGACACTCCATAAGGTATCTCCAGGGAATATTGGCATGACAATCAACAGAACACTACTACTCATTTGGCACACATGATTCCAGGGCTGACTTGCAATTTGAGAGTTAAAAACACTGCCTACTAGGATTGAATTCTGCACTGGGTTTTCCACAATCTGCAGCCAGGGACTGTATGTAGCCTATGGTGATCTAATGAGAATGATTCAAGCAAACTAGGACCAGTGGGTAACCCACATCCATTCATTATTTTGTTCTACAGCTTCAACATGGCTAAAAATGGTGGACTCCAAACCAAACTGCATAAAGCTCTTTGCTGCTGCAGTTGTTAGTTCCAAAGGGAAACAATTACATTTAGAAGCTTAGTTCTCATCGTACCTCGACATAGAGCCAATTAACATAAAAACATTTTCGGATTTCAGACTAAATAACGAAGGAAGGTTCACACTACAAATGCATTAGACGTTATGGCTATCTCGCGAGAATGAGAACAACTAACATCTGCAGATCTCTATTGATCCATTGCAGGAGCCACATAGGCACCTTCCTTTAAGATCAACTAAATCAAGACAACTGATGGAAGTGAACGCTTATAAGCCTGGTTTGATGGAGGCCCATAGCAGGATCATGTACAGCCAAGCTTTGTGGACTGGTGGTGGGTGAATCGGCCttacaaaaaattaatattaaaattttaaacttaaaaattACCTGTTGATGTCGCCTTCCTGCAACAGAGAAACTGGTGTGCTCTGAAATTTCTCATGGAGGCCCAATAGCAGGGTCATGTACAGCCAAGCTTTGTGGACCGGTGGTGGGTGAACGGCCTtacaaaaattaatattaaaattgtaAACTAAAAAACTACCTGTTGATGTCGCCTTCCTGCAACAGAGAAACTGGGGCGCTCTGAAATTtctggaagagaagaagaagggagtaATGGAATGTAGCAGGTGGCTTTAGATCTCCATGGCCGAAGAGGTCGTTGAACGTTTGCAACGCTTCTCTGAAACTtcaggaagaaaagcaaaagagagTTGCGGAACTGAGCAAAGCAGATGAGTGTTTGGGaggaagaagctagaagaagaggagaaagaagatgtGGTTCTCTGTTTCATATAGTTTAGGACGCGTTTGATTGAAGGTGTCATAGGAGTCGGATTCTTAAATTGGATTGGGTTCTtaagaatctggttcatgtggatttggattctgATAAAAAACCTGTTTGGTTACCCAAAATTTGTCAGGCGGAATCCagctgaaaaactgtttggttgctCTGGTTCTGTcaggtggaatccggttgaatccatatgtaagactatttggttaccctgagtctgtcaattggattctacttgaattttgtctggaaaaatattttaattggtgttatgttacttcaacaaagcaaaactcatagtacGGGCATTTTCAAACAACAGAGATCTCTACATAGGGTAaaaaatccatatccatttaatttaagtacatacatataaattttttgtgaaattttaAAGATGTCATtaaatttgggttcttgtgtggattagtgtcataactgactatgctataaacagttgaataaaaagggccttggtggattcaaaccaccatccctggaacatgcgcatgttccaagtgctctaccaatttgagctaaagatccaccaagtggagcttggaatttacaaataactaaaataaaagaaaaaactaacaaaaaacaaatcctaTGCTTCCACAATACTCATTCAAAGCCTTTCCAAGTTAATTCTCCAATTCTAAATTGAAGC encodes:
- the LOC122672535 gene encoding putative nuclease HARBI1, which gives rise to MKLHFGHSGETASRYLNKVLHAILKLYPVLLTPPSTTTHEKTLNNPRSYYPYFKDCIGAIDGSHEPAWVPVADHCKFRDRKGLISQNILAACDHGRRFTYILSSREGSASDSRILEDVIHRQGDSKLVVPTGKFYLVDAGFANRTGFLRSYCNVRYHLKEWKNSNLSPTNKQELFNLRHSKLRSVIERAFSNLKLRFKILKAQAEYPFRTQVKIVQACVLLHNHILTQHSIEEEDEWLDADERAAGPSSSVQPNQQIDDDDDEVEDNYSGEALNANQLREEIADNMWADWMTCDMDDEETSTSADG